The Pan paniscus chromosome 15, NHGRI_mPanPan1-v2.0_pri, whole genome shotgun sequence genome includes a window with the following:
- the WDR20 gene encoding WD repeat-containing protein 20 isoform X10 yields the protein MWAGSCTSISTRGSARQSHEVGRTEILISVLTEAADLSKPIDKRIYKGTQPTCHDFNHLTATAESVSLLVGFSAGQVQLIDPIKKETSKLFNEERLIDKSRVTCVKWVPGSESLFLVAHSSGNMYLYNVEHTCGTTAPHYQLLKQGESFAVHTCKSKSTRNPLLKWTVGEGALNEFAFSPDGKFLACVSQDGFLRVFNFDSVELHGTMKSYFGGLLCVCWSPDGKYIVTGGEDDLVTVWSFVDCRVIARGHGHKSWVSVVAFDPYTTSVEEGDPMEFSGSDEDFQDLLHFGRDRANSTQSRLSKRNSTDSRPVSVTYRFGSVGQDTQLCLWDLTEDILFPHQPLSRARTHTNVMNATSPPAGSNGNSVTTPGNSVPPPLPRSNSLPHSAVSNAGSKSSVMDGAIASGVSKFATLSLHDRKERHHEKDHKRNHSMGHISSKSSDKLNLVTKTKTDPAKTLGTPLCPRMEDVPLLEPLICKKIAHERLTVLIFLEDCIVTACQEGFICTWGRPGKVGSLSSPGQASSPGGTVV from the exons ACAATCCCATGAGGTTGGTAGAACAGAGATTCTCATCTCCGTTTTAACTGAG gCTGCTGACTTGAGTAAACCAATAGATAAAAGGATATACAAAGGAACACAGCCTACTTGTCATGACTTCAACCACCTAACAGCCACAGCAGAAAGTGTCTCTCTCCTAGTGGGCTTTTCCGCAGGCCAAGTCCAGCTTATAGACCCAATCAAaaaagaaactagcaaacttTTTAATGAGGAA AGACTAATAGACAAGTCACGAGTTACCTGTGTCAAATGGGTTCCCGGTTCGGAAAGCCTTTTCCTAGTAGCCCACTCGAGTGGGAACATGTACTTATATAATGTGGAGCACACTTGTGGCACCACAGCCCCCCACTACCAGCTTCTGAAGCAGGGAGAGAGCTTTGCCGTGCACACTTGCAAGAGCAAATCCACCAGGAACCCTCTGCTTAAGTGGACGGTGGGCGAGGGGGCCCTCAACGAGTTTGCTTTCTCCCCAGATGGCAAGTTCTTAGCGTGCGTGAGCCAGGACGGGTTTCTGCGGGTGTTCAACTTTGACTCAGTGGAGCTGCACGGTACGATGAAAAGCTACTTTGGGGgcttgctgtgtgtgtgctggagcCCGGATGGCAAGTACATCGTGACAGGTGGCGAGGACGACTTGGTGACAGTCTGGTCCTTTGTAGACTGCCGAGTAATAGCCAGAGGCCACGGGCACAAGTCCTGGGTCAGTGTTGTAGCGTTTGACCCTTATACCACTAGTGTAGAAGAAGGTGACCCTATGGAGTTTAGTGGCAGCGATGAGGACTTCCAAGACCTTCTTCATTTTGGCAGAGATCGAGCAAATAGCACACAGTCCAGGCTCTCCAAACGGAACTCTACAGACAGCCGCCCCGTAAGTGTCACGTATCGGTTTGGTTCCGTGGGCCAGGACACACAGCTCTGTTTATGGGACCTTACAGAAGATATCCTTTTCCCTCACCAACCCCTCTCAAGAGCAAGGACACACACAAATGTCATGAATGCCACGAGTCCTCCTGCTGGAAGCAATGGGAACAGTGTTACAACACCCGGGAACTCTGTGCCCCCTCCTCTGCCACGGTCCAACAGCCTTCCACATTCAGCAGTCTCAAATGctggcagcaaaagcagtgtcATGGACGGGGCCATTGCTTCTGGGGTCAGCAAATTTGCAACACTTTCACTACATGACCGGAAGGAGAGGCACCACGAGAAAGATCACAAGCGAAATCATAGCATGGGACACATTTCTAGCAAGAGCAGTGACAAACTGAATCTAGTTACCAAAACCAAAACGGACCCTGCTAAAACTCTGGGAACGCCCCTGTGTCCTCGAATGGAAGATGTTCCCTTGTTAGAGCCGCTGATATGTAAAAAGATAGCACATGAGAGACTGACTGTACTAATATTTCTTGAAGACTGTATAGTCACTGCTTGTCAGGAGGGATTTATTTGCACATGGGGAAGGCCTGGTAAAGTG
- the WDR20 gene encoding WD repeat-containing protein 20 isoform X8 yields the protein MWAGSCTSISTRGSARQSHEVGRTEILISVLTEAADLSKPIDKRIYKGTQPTCHDFNHLTATAESVSLLVGFSAGQVQLIDPIKKETSKLFNEENSCQHLWKVDWNEERQNEGSKTSEEALVTVQRLIDKSRVTCVKWVPGSESLFLVAHSSGNMYLYNVEHTCGTTAPHYQLLKQGESFAVHTCKSKSTRNPLLKWTVGEGALNEFAFSPDGKFLACVSQDGFLRVFNFDSVELHGTMKSYFGGLLCVCWSPDGKYIVTGGEDDLVTVWSFVDCRVIARGHGHKSWVSVVAFDPYTTSVEEGDPMEFSGSDEDFQDLLHFGRDRANSTQSRLSKRNSTDSRPVSVTYRFGSVGQDTQLCLWDLTEDILFPHQPLSRARTHTNVMNATSPPAGSNGNSVTTPGNSVPPPLPRSNSLPHSAVSNAGSKSSVMDGAIASGVSKFATLSLHDRKERHHEKDHKRNHSMGHISSKSSDKLNLVTKTKTDPAKTLGTPLCPRMEDVPLLEPLICKKIAHERLTVLIFLEDCIVTACQEGFICTWGRPGKVGSQRKSTPIDSEQGQLPHSVCFLSLSR from the exons ACAATCCCATGAGGTTGGTAGAACAGAGATTCTCATCTCCGTTTTAACTGAG gCTGCTGACTTGAGTAAACCAATAGATAAAAGGATATACAAAGGAACACAGCCTACTTGTCATGACTTCAACCACCTAACAGCCACAGCAGAAAGTGTCTCTCTCCTAGTGGGCTTTTCCGCAGGCCAAGTCCAGCTTATAGACCCAATCAAaaaagaaactagcaaacttTTTAATGAGGAA AACTCTTGTCAGCACTTGTGGAAGGTGGATTGGAATGAAGAAAGACAGAATGAAGGTAGCAAGACCAGTGAGGAGGCTCTAGTAACTGTCCAG AGACTAATAGACAAGTCACGAGTTACCTGTGTCAAATGGGTTCCCGGTTCGGAAAGCCTTTTCCTAGTAGCCCACTCGAGTGGGAACATGTACTTATATAATGTGGAGCACACTTGTGGCACCACAGCCCCCCACTACCAGCTTCTGAAGCAGGGAGAGAGCTTTGCCGTGCACACTTGCAAGAGCAAATCCACCAGGAACCCTCTGCTTAAGTGGACGGTGGGCGAGGGGGCCCTCAACGAGTTTGCTTTCTCCCCAGATGGCAAGTTCTTAGCGTGCGTGAGCCAGGACGGGTTTCTGCGGGTGTTCAACTTTGACTCAGTGGAGCTGCACGGTACGATGAAAAGCTACTTTGGGGgcttgctgtgtgtgtgctggagcCCGGATGGCAAGTACATCGTGACAGGTGGCGAGGACGACTTGGTGACAGTCTGGTCCTTTGTAGACTGCCGAGTAATAGCCAGAGGCCACGGGCACAAGTCCTGGGTCAGTGTTGTAGCGTTTGACCCTTATACCACTAGTGTAGAAGAAGGTGACCCTATGGAGTTTAGTGGCAGCGATGAGGACTTCCAAGACCTTCTTCATTTTGGCAGAGATCGAGCAAATAGCACACAGTCCAGGCTCTCCAAACGGAACTCTACAGACAGCCGCCCCGTAAGTGTCACGTATCGGTTTGGTTCCGTGGGCCAGGACACACAGCTCTGTTTATGGGACCTTACAGAAGATATCCTTTTCCCTCACCAACCCCTCTCAAGAGCAAGGACACACACAAATGTCATGAATGCCACGAGTCCTCCTGCTGGAAGCAATGGGAACAGTGTTACAACACCCGGGAACTCTGTGCCCCCTCCTCTGCCACGGTCCAACAGCCTTCCACATTCAGCAGTCTCAAATGctggcagcaaaagcagtgtcATGGACGGGGCCATTGCTTCTGGGGTCAGCAAATTTGCAACACTTTCACTACATGACCGGAAGGAGAGGCACCACGAGAAAGATCACAAGCGAAATCATAGCATGGGACACATTTCTAGCAAGAGCAGTGACAAACTGAATCTAGTTACCAAAACCAAAACGGACCCTGCTAAAACTCTGGGAACGCCCCTGTGTCCTCGAATGGAAGATGTTCCCTTGTTAGAGCCGCTGATATGTAAAAAGATAGCACATGAGAGACTGACTGTACTAATATTTCTTGAAGACTGTATAGTCACTGCTTGTCAGGAGGGATTTATTTGCACATGGGGAAGGCCTGGTAAAGTG
- the WDR20 gene encoding WD repeat-containing protein 20 isoform X15, giving the protein MYLYNVEHTCGTTAPHYQLLKQGESFAVHTCKSKSTRNPLLKWTVGEGALNEFAFSPDGKFLACVSQDGFLRVFNFDSVELHGTMKSYFGGLLCVCWSPDGKYIVTGGEDDLVTVWSFVDCRVIARGHGHKSWVSVVAFDPYTTSVEEGDPMEFSGSDEDFQDLLHFGRDRANSTQSRLSKRNSTDSRPVSVTYRFGSVGQDTQLCLWDLTEDILFPHQPLSRARTHTNVMNATSPPAGSNGNSVTTPGNSVPPPLPRSNSLPHSAVSNAGSKSSVMDGAIASGVSKFATLSLHDRKERHHEKDHKRNHSMGHISSKSSDKLNLVTKTKTDPAKTLGTPLCPRMEDVPLLEPLICKKIAHERLTVLIFLEDCIVTACQEGFICTWGRPGKVGSQRKSTPIDSEQGQLPHSVCFLSLSR; this is encoded by the coding sequence ATGTACTTATATAATGTGGAGCACACTTGTGGCACCACAGCCCCCCACTACCAGCTTCTGAAGCAGGGAGAGAGCTTTGCCGTGCACACTTGCAAGAGCAAATCCACCAGGAACCCTCTGCTTAAGTGGACGGTGGGCGAGGGGGCCCTCAACGAGTTTGCTTTCTCCCCAGATGGCAAGTTCTTAGCGTGCGTGAGCCAGGACGGGTTTCTGCGGGTGTTCAACTTTGACTCAGTGGAGCTGCACGGTACGATGAAAAGCTACTTTGGGGgcttgctgtgtgtgtgctggagcCCGGATGGCAAGTACATCGTGACAGGTGGCGAGGACGACTTGGTGACAGTCTGGTCCTTTGTAGACTGCCGAGTAATAGCCAGAGGCCACGGGCACAAGTCCTGGGTCAGTGTTGTAGCGTTTGACCCTTATACCACTAGTGTAGAAGAAGGTGACCCTATGGAGTTTAGTGGCAGCGATGAGGACTTCCAAGACCTTCTTCATTTTGGCAGAGATCGAGCAAATAGCACACAGTCCAGGCTCTCCAAACGGAACTCTACAGACAGCCGCCCCGTAAGTGTCACGTATCGGTTTGGTTCCGTGGGCCAGGACACACAGCTCTGTTTATGGGACCTTACAGAAGATATCCTTTTCCCTCACCAACCCCTCTCAAGAGCAAGGACACACACAAATGTCATGAATGCCACGAGTCCTCCTGCTGGAAGCAATGGGAACAGTGTTACAACACCCGGGAACTCTGTGCCCCCTCCTCTGCCACGGTCCAACAGCCTTCCACATTCAGCAGTCTCAAATGctggcagcaaaagcagtgtcATGGACGGGGCCATTGCTTCTGGGGTCAGCAAATTTGCAACACTTTCACTACATGACCGGAAGGAGAGGCACCACGAGAAAGATCACAAGCGAAATCATAGCATGGGACACATTTCTAGCAAGAGCAGTGACAAACTGAATCTAGTTACCAAAACCAAAACGGACCCTGCTAAAACTCTGGGAACGCCCCTGTGTCCTCGAATGGAAGATGTTCCCTTGTTAGAGCCGCTGATATGTAAAAAGATAGCACATGAGAGACTGACTGTACTAATATTTCTTGAAGACTGTATAGTCACTGCTTGTCAGGAGGGATTTATTTGCACATGGGGAAGGCCTGGTAAAGTG
- the WDR20 gene encoding WD repeat-containing protein 20 isoform X9, which produces MWAGSCTSISTRGSARQSHEVGRTEILISVLTEAADLSKPIDKRIYKGTQPTCHDFNHLTATAESVSLLVGFSAGQVQLIDPIKKETSKLFNEERLIDKSRVTCVKWVPGSESLFLVAHSSGNMYLYNVEHTCGTTAPHYQLLKQGESFAVHTCKSKSTRNPLLKWTVGEGALNEFAFSPDGKFLACVSQDGFLRVFNFDSVELHGTMKSYFGGLLCVCWSPDGKYIVTGGEDDLVTVWSFVDCRVIARGHGHKSWVSVVAFDPYTTSVEEGDPMEFSGSDEDFQDLLHFGRDRANSTQSRLSKRNSTDSRPVSVTYRFGSVGQDTQLCLWDLTEDILFPHQPLSRARTHTNVMNATSPPAGSNGNSVTTPGNSVPPPLPRSNSLPHSAVSNAGSKSSVMDGAIASGVSKFATLSLHDRKERHHEKDHKRNHSMGHISSKSSDKLNLVTKTKTDPAKTLGTPLCPRMEDVPLLEPLICKKIAHERLTVLIFLEDCIVTACQEGFICTWGRPGKVGSQRKSTPIDSEQGQLPHSVCFLSLSR; this is translated from the exons ACAATCCCATGAGGTTGGTAGAACAGAGATTCTCATCTCCGTTTTAACTGAG gCTGCTGACTTGAGTAAACCAATAGATAAAAGGATATACAAAGGAACACAGCCTACTTGTCATGACTTCAACCACCTAACAGCCACAGCAGAAAGTGTCTCTCTCCTAGTGGGCTTTTCCGCAGGCCAAGTCCAGCTTATAGACCCAATCAAaaaagaaactagcaaacttTTTAATGAGGAA AGACTAATAGACAAGTCACGAGTTACCTGTGTCAAATGGGTTCCCGGTTCGGAAAGCCTTTTCCTAGTAGCCCACTCGAGTGGGAACATGTACTTATATAATGTGGAGCACACTTGTGGCACCACAGCCCCCCACTACCAGCTTCTGAAGCAGGGAGAGAGCTTTGCCGTGCACACTTGCAAGAGCAAATCCACCAGGAACCCTCTGCTTAAGTGGACGGTGGGCGAGGGGGCCCTCAACGAGTTTGCTTTCTCCCCAGATGGCAAGTTCTTAGCGTGCGTGAGCCAGGACGGGTTTCTGCGGGTGTTCAACTTTGACTCAGTGGAGCTGCACGGTACGATGAAAAGCTACTTTGGGGgcttgctgtgtgtgtgctggagcCCGGATGGCAAGTACATCGTGACAGGTGGCGAGGACGACTTGGTGACAGTCTGGTCCTTTGTAGACTGCCGAGTAATAGCCAGAGGCCACGGGCACAAGTCCTGGGTCAGTGTTGTAGCGTTTGACCCTTATACCACTAGTGTAGAAGAAGGTGACCCTATGGAGTTTAGTGGCAGCGATGAGGACTTCCAAGACCTTCTTCATTTTGGCAGAGATCGAGCAAATAGCACACAGTCCAGGCTCTCCAAACGGAACTCTACAGACAGCCGCCCCGTAAGTGTCACGTATCGGTTTGGTTCCGTGGGCCAGGACACACAGCTCTGTTTATGGGACCTTACAGAAGATATCCTTTTCCCTCACCAACCCCTCTCAAGAGCAAGGACACACACAAATGTCATGAATGCCACGAGTCCTCCTGCTGGAAGCAATGGGAACAGTGTTACAACACCCGGGAACTCTGTGCCCCCTCCTCTGCCACGGTCCAACAGCCTTCCACATTCAGCAGTCTCAAATGctggcagcaaaagcagtgtcATGGACGGGGCCATTGCTTCTGGGGTCAGCAAATTTGCAACACTTTCACTACATGACCGGAAGGAGAGGCACCACGAGAAAGATCACAAGCGAAATCATAGCATGGGACACATTTCTAGCAAGAGCAGTGACAAACTGAATCTAGTTACCAAAACCAAAACGGACCCTGCTAAAACTCTGGGAACGCCCCTGTGTCCTCGAATGGAAGATGTTCCCTTGTTAGAGCCGCTGATATGTAAAAAGATAGCACATGAGAGACTGACTGTACTAATATTTCTTGAAGACTGTATAGTCACTGCTTGTCAGGAGGGATTTATTTGCACATGGGGAAGGCCTGGTAAAGTG
- the WDR20 gene encoding WD repeat-containing protein 20 isoform X16, which yields MKSYFGGLLCVCWSPDGKYIVTGGEDDLVTVWSFVDCRVIARGHGHKSWVSVVAFDPYTTSVEEGDPMEFSGSDEDFQDLLHFGRDRANSTQSRLSKRNSTDSRPVSVTYRFGSVGQDTQLCLWDLTEDILFPHQPLSRARTHTNVMNATSPPAGSNGNSVTTPGNSVPPPLPRSNSLPHSAVSNAGSKSSVMDGAIASGVSKFATLSLHDRKERHHEKDHKRNHSMGHISSKSSDKLNLVTKTKTDPAKTLGTPLCPRMEDVPLLEPLICKKIAHERLTVLIFLEDCIVTACQEGFICTWGRPGKVGSQRKSTPIDSEQGQLPHSVCFLSLSR from the coding sequence ATGAAAAGCTACTTTGGGGgcttgctgtgtgtgtgctggagcCCGGATGGCAAGTACATCGTGACAGGTGGCGAGGACGACTTGGTGACAGTCTGGTCCTTTGTAGACTGCCGAGTAATAGCCAGAGGCCACGGGCACAAGTCCTGGGTCAGTGTTGTAGCGTTTGACCCTTATACCACTAGTGTAGAAGAAGGTGACCCTATGGAGTTTAGTGGCAGCGATGAGGACTTCCAAGACCTTCTTCATTTTGGCAGAGATCGAGCAAATAGCACACAGTCCAGGCTCTCCAAACGGAACTCTACAGACAGCCGCCCCGTAAGTGTCACGTATCGGTTTGGTTCCGTGGGCCAGGACACACAGCTCTGTTTATGGGACCTTACAGAAGATATCCTTTTCCCTCACCAACCCCTCTCAAGAGCAAGGACACACACAAATGTCATGAATGCCACGAGTCCTCCTGCTGGAAGCAATGGGAACAGTGTTACAACACCCGGGAACTCTGTGCCCCCTCCTCTGCCACGGTCCAACAGCCTTCCACATTCAGCAGTCTCAAATGctggcagcaaaagcagtgtcATGGACGGGGCCATTGCTTCTGGGGTCAGCAAATTTGCAACACTTTCACTACATGACCGGAAGGAGAGGCACCACGAGAAAGATCACAAGCGAAATCATAGCATGGGACACATTTCTAGCAAGAGCAGTGACAAACTGAATCTAGTTACCAAAACCAAAACGGACCCTGCTAAAACTCTGGGAACGCCCCTGTGTCCTCGAATGGAAGATGTTCCCTTGTTAGAGCCGCTGATATGTAAAAAGATAGCACATGAGAGACTGACTGTACTAATATTTCTTGAAGACTGTATAGTCACTGCTTGTCAGGAGGGATTTATTTGCACATGGGGAAGGCCTGGTAAAGTG
- the WDR20 gene encoding WD repeat-containing protein 20 isoform X14 produces the protein MEGHCCQPRLRGTSCQLQVPPKHGRLIDKSRVTCVKWVPGSESLFLVAHSSGNMYLYNVEHTCGTTAPHYQLLKQGESFAVHTCKSKSTRNPLLKWTVGEGALNEFAFSPDGKFLACVSQDGFLRVFNFDSVELHGTMKSYFGGLLCVCWSPDGKYIVTGGEDDLVTVWSFVDCRVIARGHGHKSWVSVVAFDPYTTSVEEGDPMEFSGSDEDFQDLLHFGRDRANSTQSRLSKRNSTDSRPVSVTYRFGSVGQDTQLCLWDLTEDILFPHQPLSRARTHTNVMNATSPPAGSNGNSVTTPGNSVPPPLPRSNSLPHSAVSNAGSKSSVMDGAIASGVSKFATLSLHDRKERHHEKDHKRNHSMGHISSKSSDKLNLVTKTKTDPAKTLGTPLCPRMEDVPLLEPLICKKIAHERLTVLIFLEDCIVTACQEGFICTWGRPGKVVSFNP, from the exons ATGGAGGGACACTGCTGCCAGCCCAGGCTGCGTGGCACATCCTGCCAGCTGCAGGTGCCTCCCAAGCATGGG AGACTAATAGACAAGTCACGAGTTACCTGTGTCAAATGGGTTCCCGGTTCGGAAAGCCTTTTCCTAGTAGCCCACTCGAGTGGGAACATGTACTTATATAATGTGGAGCACACTTGTGGCACCACAGCCCCCCACTACCAGCTTCTGAAGCAGGGAGAGAGCTTTGCCGTGCACACTTGCAAGAGCAAATCCACCAGGAACCCTCTGCTTAAGTGGACGGTGGGCGAGGGGGCCCTCAACGAGTTTGCTTTCTCCCCAGATGGCAAGTTCTTAGCGTGCGTGAGCCAGGACGGGTTTCTGCGGGTGTTCAACTTTGACTCAGTGGAGCTGCACGGTACGATGAAAAGCTACTTTGGGGgcttgctgtgtgtgtgctggagcCCGGATGGCAAGTACATCGTGACAGGTGGCGAGGACGACTTGGTGACAGTCTGGTCCTTTGTAGACTGCCGAGTAATAGCCAGAGGCCACGGGCACAAGTCCTGGGTCAGTGTTGTAGCGTTTGACCCTTATACCACTAGTGTAGAAGAAGGTGACCCTATGGAGTTTAGTGGCAGCGATGAGGACTTCCAAGACCTTCTTCATTTTGGCAGAGATCGAGCAAATAGCACACAGTCCAGGCTCTCCAAACGGAACTCTACAGACAGCCGCCCCGTAAGTGTCACGTATCGGTTTGGTTCCGTGGGCCAGGACACACAGCTCTGTTTATGGGACCTTACAGAAGATATCCTTTTCCCTCACCAACCCCTCTCAAGAGCAAGGACACACACAAATGTCATGAATGCCACGAGTCCTCCTGCTGGAAGCAATGGGAACAGTGTTACAACACCCGGGAACTCTGTGCCCCCTCCTCTGCCACGGTCCAACAGCCTTCCACATTCAGCAGTCTCAAATGctggcagcaaaagcagtgtcATGGACGGGGCCATTGCTTCTGGGGTCAGCAAATTTGCAACACTTTCACTACATGACCGGAAGGAGAGGCACCACGAGAAAGATCACAAGCGAAATCATAGCATGGGACACATTTCTAGCAAGAGCAGTGACAAACTGAATCTAGTTACCAAAACCAAAACGGACCCTGCTAAAACTCTGGGAACGCCCCTGTGTCCTCGAATGGAAGATGTTCCCTTGTTAGAGCCGCTGATATGTAAAAAGATAGCACATGAGAGACTGACTGTACTAATATTTCTTGAAGACTGTATAGTCACTGCTTGTCAGGAGGGATTTATTTGCACATGGGGAAGGCCTGGTAAAGTGGTAAGTTTTAATCCTTAA